Proteins encoded within one genomic window of Bombus pyrosoma isolate SC7728 linkage group LG13, ASM1482585v1, whole genome shotgun sequence:
- the LOC122574144 gene encoding AP-2 complex subunit mu, translated as MIGGLFVYNHKGEVLISRVYRDDIGRNAVDAFRVNVIHARQQVRSPVTNIARTSFFHIKRANIWLTAVTKQNVNAAMVFEFLLKIIDVMQSYFGKISEENIKNNFVLIYELLDEILDFGYPQNCDTGVLKTFITQQGVKSATKEEQAQITSQVTGQIGWRREGIKYRRNELFLDVLEYVNLLMSPQGQVLSAHVAGKVVMKSYLSGMPECKFGINDKIVMEAKGMKGGSSVGGGGDDPTGARSGKPVVVIDDCQFHQCVKLSKFETEHAISFIPPDGEFELMRYRTTKDISLPFRVIPLVREVGRTKMEVKAVLKSNFKPSLLGQKIEVRVPTPLNTAGVQLICLKGKAKYKASENAIVWKIKRMAGMKETQLSAEIDLLETDTKKRWTRPPISMNFEVPFAPSGFKVRYLKVFESKLNYSDHDVIKWVRYIGRSGLYETRC; from the exons ATGATAGGGGGTTTATTTGTCTACAATCATAAGGGAGAGGTACTTATCTCCAGAGTATATAGAGATGACATTGGACGAAATGCGGTTGATGCATTTCGTGTCAATGTTATCCATGCTAGGCAACAAGTACGCTCCCCTGTTACCAATATTGCCAGAACATCATTCTTTCATATAAAACGTGCTAATATTTGGCTGACTGCTGTTACTAAACAAAATGTTAATGCTGCAATGGTTTTTGagttcttattaaaaattatcgatgTTATGCAATCATATTTTGGTAAGATTTCTGAGGAGAATATCAAGAACAACTTTGTGCTAATCTATGAGCTTTTGGATG aAATCTTGGATTTTGGGTATCCACAGAATTGTGATACTGGAGTCTTAAAAACATTCATTACTCAACAAGGAGTAAAATCTGCAACAAAGGAAGAACAGGCTCAAATAACCTCCCAAGTAACTGGTCAGATTGGATGGAGAAGAGAGGGTATCAAGTACAGACGTAATGAATTATTCCTTGATGTTCTTGAATATGTGAATCTCTTAATGAGCCCTCAAGGGCAAGTGCTAAGTGCACATGTTGCTGGGAAG GTTGTGATGAAATCTTATTTGTCTGGAATGCCAGAATGCAAGTTTGGAATCAACGATAAGATTGTTATGGAGGCTAAAGGTATGAAAGGTGGAAGCAGTGTGGGAGGGGGTGGAGATGATCCTACAGGTGCTAGATCTGGGAAACCGGTTGTTGTAATCGATGACTGCCAATTTCATCAGTGTGTCAAGCTTAGTAAATTCGAGACAGAACATGCTATCAGTTTCATACCTCCTGATGGAGAATTTGAGTTGATGAG ATATCGCACCACCAAAGATATATCATTGCCTTTCCGCGTAATTCCATTAGTGCGTGAAGTGGGGCGTACAAAGATGGAAGTGAAAGCAGTACTAAAGTCAAACTTTAAGCCATCTTTGTTGGGACAAAAGATCGAAGTTCGAGTACCTACTCCTCTGAATACGGCTGGAGTACAACTGATTTGCTTGAAAGGAAAAGCAAAGTATAAAGCATCCGAAAATGCTATCGtatggaaaattaaacgtaTGGCCGGTATGAAAGAAACTCAGCTATCAGCGGAAATCGATTTACTTGAAACTGATACGAAAAAGAGGTGGACCCGGCCGCCTATATCGATGAATTTCGAAGTACCATTTGCGCCCTCTGGATTTAAAGTCCGGTActtgaaagtatttgaatccAAATTGAACTATTCCGATCATGATGTTATAAAATGGGTGAGATACATAGGCCGAAGTGGTCTGTACGAGACACGATGTTAA
- the LOC122574145 gene encoding peroxisomal membrane protein PEX14, with the protein MAMANQDANNNNLALRENLVKTAVEFLQNPKVQSSPIGRKEEFLQRKGLTDEEIKRAFKLASIDITIDQNVVHNSNDYTVVPIPPRQMYPYFQTYPYQITFFQRIKEFFNATALIGATIYCIYWFYKKFIEPFLFGRKKKDSIKDSVTELDKTIQNSMKEVKESISKVEGDVQKLTQNQSMDPMVPQLVQELKQDLASLKSLLLSRKQFPSAPASVPSISIPTWQLDAAGTSQEKSTEREDDAGSGSSANNSDSSLEMIREDPPKV; encoded by the exons ATGGCTATGGCTAACCAAGATGCGAATAATAATAACCTTGCTTTGAGGGAAAATTTA gTAAAAACAGCAGtagaatttttgcaaaatcCTAAAGTACAAAGTAGCCCTATTGGACgtaaagaagaatttcttcAAAGAAAGGGTTTAACagatgaagaaattaaaagagcaTTTAAATTAGCTTCTATTGACATAACAATTGATCAAAATGTTGTTCATAATTCAAATGATTATACAGTGGTCCCTATTCCACCGAGACAAATGTATCCATATTTTCAAACATACCCATACCAAATAACTTTTTTccaaagaattaaagaattctTCAATGCTACGGCTTTAATTGGAGCTACTATATATTGCATTTATTGGTTTTACAAG aaatttattgaacCATTTCTATTTGGCCGAAAAAAGAAGGATAGCATAAAGGATTCAGTTACTGAGTTAGACAAGACTATTCAAAATTCCatgaaagaagtaaaagaatCTATTTCTAAAGTTGAGGGAGATGTCCAAAAGTTGACACAGAATCAATCTATGGATCCAATGGTACCTCAATTGGTACAAGAATTGAAACAAGATTTAGCTAGTCTCAAATCTTTACTTTTATCAag AAAACAATTTCCAAGTGCGCCAGCATCAGTACCATCTATATCTATACCAACATGGCAATTAGATGCTGCAGGTACAAGTCAGGAAAAATCAACTGAACGAGAAGATGATGCTGGAAGTGGAAGTAGCGCTAATAATTCAGATAGTTCTCTGGAAATGATTCGCGAAGATCCGCCTAAGGTGTAA
- the LOC122574146 gene encoding CTD nuclear envelope phosphatase 1 homolog isoform X2, with protein sequence MLKQLQMGMRAFLLMASRLWTCVFFLLKKQVRAISQMQPVKYEIFPLSPLSRHRLSIVKRKVLVLDLDETLIHSHHDGVARPTVRFGTPPDFILKVKIDRHPVRFFVHKRPHVDFFLDIVSQWYELVVFTASMEIYGAAVAEKLDNNRGILRRRYYRQHCTPEMGSYTKDLSAICSDLASVFILDNSPGAYRAYPHNAIPIKSWFSDAGDTALLSLLPVLDALRFTQDVRSVLSRNLHLHHT encoded by the exons ATGCTGAAGCAATTGCAGATGGGGATGAGAGCTTTCCTCTTGATGGCCTCCCGATTGTGGACATGCGTCTTCTTTCTCCTCAAGAAGCAGGTTAGAGCC ATATCACAAATGCAACCTGTTAAATATGAGATCTTCCCATTATCTCCATTGTCAAGGCACAGACTTA GTATagttaaaagaaaagtactAGTATTGGATTTGGATGAAACATTAATTCACTCCCATCATGATGGAGTAGCAAGGCCAACAGTTAGATTTGGTACACCACCAGATTTTATTCTTAAGGTGAAAATAGATAGACATCCAGTCAGATTTTTTGTCCACAAAAGACCACATGTAGATTTCTTTCTAGATATTGTTAGTCAATG GTACGAACTAGTGGTTTTCACTGCTTCCATGGAAATCTATGGAGCAGCTGTTGCAGAAAAGTTAGATAACAACAGGGGTATTTTAAGAAGAAGATACTATAGACAACATTGTACACCAGAAATGGGTTCCTATACTAAAGATTTATCTGCAATTTGTTCAGATCTAGCGTCAGTCTTTATACTTGATAACAGTCCTGGAGCCTACAGGGCTTATCCTC ATAACGCAATACCAATAAAGTCATGGTTTAGCGACGCGGGAGATACTGCTCTGTTAAGTTTACTTCCAGTTTTGGATGCACTTCGTTTTACACAGGACGTGCGGTCTGTTCTTTCAaggaatttacatttacatcaTACTTG A
- the LOC122574146 gene encoding CTD nuclear envelope phosphatase 1 homolog isoform X1, producing MLKQLQMGMRAFLLMASRLWTCVFFLLKKQVRAISQMQPVKYEIFPLSPLSRHRLSIVKRKVLVLDLDETLIHSHHDGVARPTVRFGTPPDFILKVKIDRHPVRFFVHKRPHVDFFLDIVSQWYELVVFTASMEIYGAAVAEKLDNNRGILRRRYYRQHCTPEMGSYTKDLSAICSDLASVFILDNSPGAYRAYPHNAIPIKSWFSDAGDTALLSLLPVLDALRFTQDVRSVLSRNLHLHHTW from the exons ATGCTGAAGCAATTGCAGATGGGGATGAGAGCTTTCCTCTTGATGGCCTCCCGATTGTGGACATGCGTCTTCTTTCTCCTCAAGAAGCAGGTTAGAGCC ATATCACAAATGCAACCTGTTAAATATGAGATCTTCCCATTATCTCCATTGTCAAGGCACAGACTTA GTATagttaaaagaaaagtactAGTATTGGATTTGGATGAAACATTAATTCACTCCCATCATGATGGAGTAGCAAGGCCAACAGTTAGATTTGGTACACCACCAGATTTTATTCTTAAGGTGAAAATAGATAGACATCCAGTCAGATTTTTTGTCCACAAAAGACCACATGTAGATTTCTTTCTAGATATTGTTAGTCAATG GTACGAACTAGTGGTTTTCACTGCTTCCATGGAAATCTATGGAGCAGCTGTTGCAGAAAAGTTAGATAACAACAGGGGTATTTTAAGAAGAAGATACTATAGACAACATTGTACACCAGAAATGGGTTCCTATACTAAAGATTTATCTGCAATTTGTTCAGATCTAGCGTCAGTCTTTATACTTGATAACAGTCCTGGAGCCTACAGGGCTTATCCTC ATAACGCAATACCAATAAAGTCATGGTTTAGCGACGCGGGAGATACTGCTCTGTTAAGTTTACTTCCAGTTTTGGATGCACTTCGTTTTACACAGGACGTGCGGTCTGTTCTTTCAaggaatttacatttacatcaTACTTGGTAG
- the LOC122574146 gene encoding CTD nuclear envelope phosphatase 1 homolog isoform X3, which yields MLKQLQMGMRAFLLMASRLWTCVFFLLKKQISQMQPVKYEIFPLSPLSRHRLSIVKRKVLVLDLDETLIHSHHDGVARPTVRFGTPPDFILKVKIDRHPVRFFVHKRPHVDFFLDIVSQWYELVVFTASMEIYGAAVAEKLDNNRGILRRRYYRQHCTPEMGSYTKDLSAICSDLASVFILDNSPGAYRAYPHNAIPIKSWFSDAGDTALLSLLPVLDALRFTQDVRSVLSRNLHLHHTW from the exons ATGCTGAAGCAATTGCAGATGGGGATGAGAGCTTTCCTCTTGATGGCCTCCCGATTGTGGACATGCGTCTTCTTTCTCCTCAAGAAGCAG ATATCACAAATGCAACCTGTTAAATATGAGATCTTCCCATTATCTCCATTGTCAAGGCACAGACTTA GTATagttaaaagaaaagtactAGTATTGGATTTGGATGAAACATTAATTCACTCCCATCATGATGGAGTAGCAAGGCCAACAGTTAGATTTGGTACACCACCAGATTTTATTCTTAAGGTGAAAATAGATAGACATCCAGTCAGATTTTTTGTCCACAAAAGACCACATGTAGATTTCTTTCTAGATATTGTTAGTCAATG GTACGAACTAGTGGTTTTCACTGCTTCCATGGAAATCTATGGAGCAGCTGTTGCAGAAAAGTTAGATAACAACAGGGGTATTTTAAGAAGAAGATACTATAGACAACATTGTACACCAGAAATGGGTTCCTATACTAAAGATTTATCTGCAATTTGTTCAGATCTAGCGTCAGTCTTTATACTTGATAACAGTCCTGGAGCCTACAGGGCTTATCCTC ATAACGCAATACCAATAAAGTCATGGTTTAGCGACGCGGGAGATACTGCTCTGTTAAGTTTACTTCCAGTTTTGGATGCACTTCGTTTTACACAGGACGTGCGGTCTGTTCTTTCAaggaatttacatttacatcaTACTTGGTAG
- the LOC122574143 gene encoding mRNA-decapping enzyme 1A, which translates to MTDLTGLRMNVAALKRVDPYVKDILETATHVALYTFNAVNNEWEKTNIEGALFVYSRNGEPYNSVLIMNRLNTNNLVEPVTQGLDLQLQEPFLLYRNSRCNIYGIWFYDKEECVRIGAMLNKLIKESEENRKTFNKPAVNVKKESGPNASNVDIFSMLSKAQEDFNTNRNNSSSGGGIKERHSTKSPLGTPTTDDVSGPLAAPLGPDVTSQSVMDFFAKAKVNTGHFKAGDQPTSGGTVVNESKPLLARLMSHPAAHTVEHIEKQHRSITPQPATQQQTTPTTILNANSACNTTASNRTKKRNRTASQQDSMIPTPASLTQEILTPMNQSATDTNGTTGFLRIQSPTNASTSTLTNHQASDIIGPSNSNPLASLFAHASATTASEDIITPPTLSGRGSAPALIPPVMFAAPSPPEPLTRPLEPLTKNQFLRAFNYLLRSDPDFINKLHEAYVKSFGEILS; encoded by the exons ATGACGGATTTAACAGGGTTACGAATGAACGTGGCCGCTCTGAAACGGGTAGACCCCTATGTAAAAGATATTCTGGAGACTGCGACACACGTAGCACTTTATACTTTTAACGCAGTTAATAATGAGTGGGAAAAAACGAATATTGAAGGTGCTCTATTCGTATACTCGCGAAATGGCGAACCCTATAACAGTGTTCTTATCATGAATag attaaatacaaataaccTAGTAGAGCCAGTTACGCAAGGTTTAGATTTACAACTCCAAGAACCCTTTTTACTCTATAGAAATTCCAGATGTAATATTTATGGCATTTGGTTTTATGATAAAGAGGAATGTGTACGCATTGGTGCGATGTTGAACAAACTTATTAAAGAATCAGAGGAAAACCGCAAGACTTTCAATAAACCTGCTGTTAATGTAAAGAAAGAATCCGGCCCTAATGCGAGCAATGTTGATATATTTAGTATGCTTAGTAAAGCTCAAGAAGACTTTAATactaatagaaataatagtagtagtGGAGGTGGTATCAAAGAAAGGCATAGTACTAAATCTCCATTAGGTACTCCTACAACCGATGATGTATCTGGACCATTAGCTGCACCATTAGGTCCAGATGTTACTTCACAGAGTGTAATGGACTTTTTTGCAAAAGCAAAA GTTAATACTGGTCACTTTAAGGCTGGAGATCAGCCTACTTCAGGGGGTACTGTTGTAAACGAAAGTAAGCCTTTGCTTGCTCGATTAATGTCTCATCCAGCAGCTCACACAGTTGAACATATTGAAAAGCAACACAGATCTATAACCCCTCAACCAGCTACTCAACAACAGACTACTCCAACTACTATATTGAATGCTAACAGTGCTTGTAATACAACAGCTTCGAACAGAACTAAAAAACGAAACAGAACTGCTTCTCAACAAGATTCAATGATACCTACGCCTGCGTCTTTAACTCAAGAAATTTTAACACCTATGAATCAAAGTGCTACCGATACAAATGGAACAACGGGATTTCTTAGGATACAGTCACCCACAAATGCATCAACTTCTACTTTGACGAATCATCAAGCATCAGATATTATTGGTCCTAGCAATTCAAATCCACTCGCATCTTTATTTGCTCATGCATCTGCGACAACG GCATCGGAAGATATTATTACGCCTCCCACTCTATCAGGAAGAGGATCAGCACCGGCATTAATTCCTCCTGTTATGTTCGCTGCCCCTAGTCCACCTGAACCTTTAACCAGACCGTTAGAACCATTGACAAAAAATCAGTTTCTTCGAGCCTTTAACTATTTATTGAGAAGTGATCCTGATTTTATCAACAAACTTCACGAAGCTTATGTTAAATCGTTCGGTGAAATACTGTCCTAG